The following are encoded together in the Lathyrus oleraceus cultivar Zhongwan6 chromosome 3, CAAS_Psat_ZW6_1.0, whole genome shotgun sequence genome:
- the LOC127128038 gene encoding uncharacterized protein LOC127128038, whose amino-acid sequence MGESVSFGRFMTESLAWDKWSTFSQNQNRYVEEAERFSKPGSVAQKKAFFEEHYKKLAAQKAAALLEQATIDEAESAKPEVVDNEENVVAVKEDKAFVGNSMQNQFEDVDNDDTSKDLSEKKGSNFGMEVLQSMDKSTSPIISARDNISTPMNNKASLRKKRSKAKSLPMSAKFALIRQINRLNSIFMKKFETTRGGSGSSIASKDIWIPLTTPTKGCKNELQKHPSFSPLSEKKRNIMKSPTISSQLSLRTEERTPRRNKERAHKKNRKLRLCFCFKPRPIPEFNNEREYSNRGKKEDSLTPGRRVTSRVRSKGSLSSESVITYENMSPNIQHGIKNERNN is encoded by the exons ATGGGAGAATCAGTTTCGTTTGGGAGGTTCATGACGGAGTCATTAGCTTGGGACAAATGGTCAACATTCTCTCAGAATCAGAATCGTTATGTTGAAGAAGCTGAGAGGTTTTCAAAACCGGGTTCTGTTGCACAGAAGAAAGCTTTCTTTGAGGAACATTACAAGAAACTTGCAGCTCAAAAAGCAGCTGCGTTGCTTGAACAAGCAACAATTGATGAGGCAGAAAGTGCAAAACCTGAAGTTGTTGATAATGAAGAAAATGTAGTAGCTGTGAAGGAAGATAAGGCTTTTGTAGGGAATTCAATGCAAAATCAATTTGAAGATGTTGATAATGATGATACTAGTAAGGATCTAAGTGAAAAG AAAGGCTCTAACTTTGGGATGGAAGTTTTGCAATCAATGGACAAATCGACAAGTCCTATTATTTCCGCTAGAGATAATATATCTACACCAATGAACAATAAGGCTTCATTAAGAAAGAAGAGATCAAAAGCTAAGTCATTACCCATGTCAGCTAAGTTTGCACTTATTAGACAAATTAATAGATTGAATTCAATAtttatgaagaaatttgaaacTACAAGAGGTGGTTCTGGTTCTTCCATAGCTTCAAAGGATATATGGATTCCTCTAACAACACCAACTAAG GGCTGCAAGAATGAGTTACAGAAGCACCCTTCATTTTCTCCATTATCAGAAAAGAAAAG AAACATAATGAAATCACCTACTATATCTTCCCAACTCAGCTTGAGAACAGAAGAAAGGACTCCGCGTAGAAACAAG GAGAGAGCACACAAAAAGAATAGAAAACTAAGACTATGCTTTTGTTTCAAACCGAGGCCAATACCTGAGTTTAACAATGAAAGGGAATATTCTAACAGAGGGAAAAAGGAG GATTCACTGACACCAGGAAGAAGAGTCACTTCTAGAGTTCGAAGCAAAGGCTCTTTATCTTCTGAGAGTGTCATTACTTATGAAAATATGTCTCCAAATATTCAGCATGGAATCAAGAATGAAAGAAATAACTAA
- the LOC127129363 gene encoding uncharacterized protein LOC127129363, translating to MSTTLIYKITIHSSIFSSISLSQYPNSTKMKREGKQHGMVRTYRVLPNPNHGTRFVTRFDSPPTAGLFTKVPSKPTNHSKFTGKCGKARCTNCRLHPISKSKNKSKGSFKHFQIMDQPGLKFIGLSATGTLNHISNWYVDDDDEEDESVIDYVDDVKDESVVDHVDDDDVKDESVVDHVDDVKDESVVDHVDDDDVKDESVVEHVDDDDDAKNSCTLDEKEVEYPLRVEQVKEEKYEEEEEEDWCLVECCS from the coding sequence ATGTCAACAACCTTAATATATAAAATCACAATACATTCATCTATATTCTCATCAATCTCTTTGTCTCAATACCCCAATTCAACAAAAATGAAGAGAGAAGGTAAGCAACATGGCATGGTGAGGACATACCGGGTCCTACCGAACCCGAATCACGGCACCCGATTCGTCACACGGTTCGATTCGCCTCCAACAGCTGGACTCTTCACAAAAGTTCCCTCCAAGCCCACCAACCATTCCAAATTCACCGGTAAATGTGGCAAGGCGCGGTGCACCAATTGCCGTCTTCATCCGATCTCAAAGTCAAAGAACAAATCTAAAGGGAGTTTCAAGCATTTTCAGATCATGGATCAACCCGGTTTGAAATTTATCGGGTTGTCCGCGACTGGGACTTTGAACCATATTTCTAATTGGTATgtggatgatgatgatgaagaagatgaaagTGTTATTGACTATGTGGATGATGTGAAAGATGAAAGTGTTGTTGATCATGTGGATGATGATGATGTGAAAGATGAAAGTGTTGTTGACCATGTGGATGATGTGAAAGATGAAAGTGTTGTTGACCATGTGGATGATGATGATGTGAAAGATGAAAGTGTTGTTGAACATgtagatgatgatgatgatgcaaaAAATTCATGCACTCTGGATGAAAAAGAAGTGGAGTATCCGTTGCGTGTTGAACAAGTTAAGGAAGAAAaatatgaagaagaagaagaagaagattggTGTTTGGTGGAATGTTGTTCATGA
- the LOC127131554 gene encoding uncharacterized protein LOC127131554: MTKWIELEKRFRTKQTIDKYLQEQINREKEHWEKVLLRIIAIIKYLFKNNFAFHGANEKIYEKGKGLFNELVNVLKKYGLNIDDIRGQGYDNGSNMKGIKKCKGDY, encoded by the exons ATGACAAAGTGGATTGAACTAGAGAAGAGATTCAGAACAAAACAAACAATTGATAAGTATTTACAAGAACAAATTAACAGAGAAAAGGAACATTGGGAAAAGGTTCTACTTAGGATTATAGCTATAATCAAATAtctttttaaaaataattttgcTTTTCATGGAGCAAATGAAAAGATATATGAAAAAG GAAAAGGTCTTTTTAATGAGCTTGTTaatgttttaaaaaaatatgGCCTTAATATTGATGATATAAGGGGACAAGGTTATGATAATGGTTCCAACATGAAGGGTATCAAGAAGTGCAAAGGAGATTATTAG
- the LOC127131555 gene encoding uncharacterized protein LOC127131555 yields the protein MGGSKASSMSEVGNGLPRCGCNETMKLLVSKSIENPGRKFWKCRNYMNGCGLFLWDDLVSEFAVKETNPSGCRQCEVNKAYLIEFAKEIVEEIDCRVGKLNKLEKLKKKIAMEKRKNLWLMFVIGLSWMLIAAMVKLV from the exons ATGGGTGGCAGCAAGGCATCTTCCATGAGTGAAGTTGGAAACGGCTTACCAAGATGTGGATGCAATGAAACCATGAAGTTGTTGGTCTCCAAGTCAATTGAAAACCCCGGTCGCAAATTTTGGAAATGCAGGAATTATATG AATGGGTGCGGTTTATTTTTGTGGGATGATTTGGTCAGTGAGTTTGCAGTGAAAGAAACCAATCCGTCCGGATGCCGCCAATGTGAAGTCAACAAGGcttatttgattgaatttgcTAAAGAGATTGTTGAGGAGATAGATTGCAGAGTCGGAAAGCTTAACAAGTTAGAAAAACTGAAGAAAAAGATTGCAATGGAAAAGAGGAAAAATTTATGGTTAATGTTTGTAATTGGTCTGTCATGGATGTTGATAGCAGCTATGGTTAAGTTAGTCTAA